A part of Sparus aurata chromosome 19, fSpaAur1.1, whole genome shotgun sequence genomic DNA contains:
- the armc1 gene encoding armadillo repeat-containing protein 1 yields MSAELDALTVVNQLRDLAADPLNRRAIVEDQGCLPGLILFLDHPNPQVVYSALLAVRYLAECRANREKMKGELGMMLSLQNVMQKGTSPGETKLLASEIYEILQAAGKEEAEQAEAAAASCQRKAHFFLGSNNKRAKTVVLHIDGLDDPTRRSLCEEALLKIRGVISFTFQMAVKRCVVRIRSDLKAEALGTAINSTKVMTAQQVVKTDDGGELMVPFQEDSEVLVEENTDIPDYLPEEESPSEEQDKAVTRVGSITDGMGWLSTAANFLTRSFYW; encoded by the exons ATGAGTGCGGAGCTTGATGCACTGACTGTGGTGAACCAGCTGCGAGATCTCGCTGCAGACCCCCTGAACAGAAGAGCCATAGTAGAAGACCAAGGCTGTCTGCCAGGTCTCATCCTTTTTTTGGACCACCCCAACCCACAGGTCGTCTACTCTGCACTATTG GCCGTGCGCTACCTGGCAGAATGTCGAGCCAACAGGGAGAAGATGAAGGGCGAGCTGGGCATGATGCTGAGTCTGCAGAATGTCATGCAGAA GGGTACGTCGCCAGGGGAGACCAAACTGTTGGCCTCTGAGATCTATGAGATCTTGCAAGCGGCTGGTAAAGAAGAAGCCGAACAGGCCGAGGCAGCAGCTGCCTCCTGCCAGCGTAAAGCCCACTTTTTCCTGGGCTCCAACAACAAGAGGGCCAAAACTGTGGTGCTGCACATCGACGGACTGGACGACCCT ACTCGAAGGAGCCTTTGCGAGGAGGCGTTGCTTAAGATCCGGGGGGTCATCAGCTTCACCTTCCAGATGGCCGTCAAGAGATGTGTTGTCAGGATCCGCTCTGACCTTAAAGCTGAG GCGTTGGGCACAGCAATCAACTCCACCAAAGTAATGACGGCTCAGCAGGTGGTGAAGACGGACGATGGAGGAGAG CTCATGGTGCCATTCCAGGAGGACTctgaggtgctggtggaggagaaCACGGATATTCCGGACTACCTGCCTGAGGAGGAGAGTCCGTCCGAGGAGCAGGACAAAGCCGTCACACGCGTGGGGTCCATCACGGACGGCATGGGCTGGCTAAGCACGGCCGCCAACTTCCTGACGCGCTCCTTTTACTGGTGA